In Erigeron canadensis isolate Cc75 chromosome 6, C_canadensis_v1, whole genome shotgun sequence, the following are encoded in one genomic region:
- the LOC122602908 gene encoding ATPase GET3B-like: MAITSYHSTTFMSSSSSLNRLAPISRTGFISYTSPLNPYKPRAIFSSGFVSFASKRKQSRKLFTVRSAVAPVETTADFDEMVSGTKRKYYMLGGKGGVGKTSCAASLAVKFANNGHPTLVVSTDPAHSLSDSFAQDLTGGTLVPVEGPLSPLFALEINPDKAREEFRDVSKKNGGTGVKDFMDGMGLGMLADQLGELKLGELLDTPPPGLDEALAISKVIQFLESQEYNMFTRIVFDTAPTGHTLRLLSLPDFLDASIGKILKLRQKISSATSAIKNVFGQEGSRQDASDKLEKLRERMIKVRELFRDTDSTEFVIVTIPTVMAISESARLRASLIKENVPVKRLIVNQILPPSASDCKFCAMKRKDQTRAIEMIRNDPELSSLILVQAPLVDVEIRGVPALQFLGDMIWK, encoded by the exons ATGGCAATAACATCTTATCACTCAACTACTttcatgtcttcttcttcttcattgaaCCGGTTAGCACCAATATCAAGAACGGGGTTTATTTCTTACACATCCCCCTTGAACCCTTATAAGCCTCGTGCAATATTCAGCTCtggttttgtttcttttgcttccaaaagaaaacaatcaagaaaattgtttacag TGAGATCAGCGGTAGCTCCTGTTGAAACCACAGCTGATTTTGATGAGATGGTTTCTGGGACAAAAAGAAAGTATTACATGCTAGGCGGGAAAGGTGGTGTAGGTAAAACAAGCTGTGCTGCTTCACTTGCTGTAAAATTTGCAAATAATGGTCATCCAACTCTTGTAGTTTCAACCGACCCTGCACATTCTTTAAGTGACTCTTTTGCTCAG GATCTGACTGGTGGGACTCTAGTACCCGTTGAAGGACCTCTTTCTCCTCTTTTTGCCCTGGAG ATAAATCCTGATAAAGCAAGGGAAGAATTTCGTGATGTAAGCAAGAAGAATGGTGGAACTGGAGTCAAAGACTTCATGGATGGCATGGGTCTTGGAATGCTCGCTGATCaa TTAGGAGAGCTGAAGCTAGGGGAGCTCTTGGACACCCCTCCTCCCGGTTTAGACGAAGCTCTTGCAATTTCCAAG GttattcaatttcttgaatcaCAAGAATATAACATGTTTACACGCATAGTCTTTGATACTGCACCCACG GGTCATACGCTGCGACTTTTGTCATTGCCCGATTTCTTGGACGCATCAATTGGGAAGATACTGAAG CTTAGGCAGAAAATATCTTCGGCAACTTCAGCAATCAAAAATGTATTTGGGCAAGAAGGATCTCGTCAAGATGCT TCTGATAAATTGGAGAAACTAAGGGAAAGGATGATTAAAGTACGGGAGCTTTTTCGTGATACTGATTCAACAGAATTTGTTATAGTGACGATTCCTACG GTAATGGCCATCAGTGAGTCCGCAAGGTTGCGTGCTTCACTTATTAAGGAAAATGTTCCTGTCAAAAGGCTTATTGTTAATCAAATTCTTCCGCCATCTGCTTCTGACTGCAAATTCTGTGCTATGAAAAGGAAG GACCAAACTCGTGCGATTGAGATGATCCGAAATGATCCAGAGCTGTCCAGTCTGATTTTGGTGCAGGCACCTCTTGTTGATGTTGAAATCAGAGGTGTCCCGGCTCTTCAATTCTTAGGGGACATGATTTGGAAATAG
- the LOC122603602 gene encoding phosphoglucan phosphatase DSP4, amyloplastic isoform X2, translated as MNCLTITSRSYYYCYYSELPIYSLKFKTSIYPRSVKIKGLANVIDFRASCCLAKATPSPTPSTNMDGAEDEVKSEEYSTNMTEAMGAVLTYRHELGMNYNFIRPDLIVGSCLQTPEDVDKLRSIQVNTIYCLQQDPDLAYFDVDINAIREYASTFDDIQHLRAEIRDFDGTDLRLRLPAVVSKLHKAVNRNGGVTYIHCTAGLGRAPATALAYMFWVQGYKLNNALSLLLRNRKCFPNVDAIKSATADILTGLKKRSITLTWNGDTCSTVEVSGLDVGWSQKIPLEYDEKHGSWILHRDLLEGRYEYKYIVDGEWMTNTNEPVTSVNKDGHINNYVQVVDKDPESISAALWTRLGADDFDLTTNEREIIKQFLDEYPDDE; from the exons aTGAATTGCCTCACAATTACTTCaag gtcttattattattgttattattcaGAGTTGCCTATATATAGCCTTAAGTTTAAAACTTCAATCTATCCGAGGTCTGTTAAAATAAAG GGTTTGGCGAATGTTATCGATTTTCGAGCAAGTTGTTGTTTAGCTAAG GCAACGCCTAGCCCGACACCTAGTACCAACATGGATGGTGCGGAAGATGAGGTGAAATCTGAAGAATACAGTACAAACATGACTGAAGCAATGGGTGCTG TTTTGACTTATAGGCATGAACTTGGAATGAACTACAACTTTATTCGTCCCGACTTAATTGTTGGGTCATGTCTACAG ACTCCAGAAGATGTAGACAAGTTACGGAGTATTCAAGTGAATACCATATACTGCTTGCAACAAGACCCAGATCTTGC ATATTTTGATGTCGACATCAATGCCATTCGTGAATATGCCAGCACATTTGATGACATTCAACACTTACGTGCAGAAATAAG AGACTTTGATGGTACTGATTTGCGGTTGCGCCTTCCAGCTGTGGTGAGTAAATTGCATAAAGCTGTTAATCGAAATGGTGGAGTAACCTACATTCATTGCACGGCTGGACTTGGAAGAGCTCCTGCAACTGCT TTGGCATACATGTTTTGGGTTCAAGGTTATAAGTTAAACAATGCCCTCAGTCTACTCCTG AGAAATCGTAAATGTTTCCCAAATGTGGATGCTATAAAAAGTGCCACAGCTGACATT CTTACAGGTCTAAAAAAGAGATCAATTACATTAACATGGAATGGTGATACTTGTTCTACAGTAGAAGTATCTGGACTTGATGTTGGGTGGAGTCAG AAAATTCCATTAGAATATGACGAGAAGCATGGTTCATGGATTCTTCATAGAGATTTGCTG GAGGGGCGTTATGAGTACAAGTACATAGTCGATGGGGAATGGATGACCAATACAAATGAGCCGGTTACTTCTGTTAACAAGGATGGCCATATCAATAACTATGTCCAG GTAGTTGATAAAGACCCAGAGAGCATAAGTGCTGCTTTGTGGACGCGATTGGGTGctgatgattttgatttaacgACCAACGAGAGAGAGATCATAAAGCAATTTCTGGATGAGTACCCAGACGATGAATAG
- the LOC122603602 gene encoding phosphoglucan phosphatase DSP4, amyloplastic isoform X1 — protein MNCLTITSRSYYYCYYSELPIYSLKFKTSIYPRSVKIKQGLANVIDFRASCCLAKATPSPTPSTNMDGAEDEVKSEEYSTNMTEAMGAVLTYRHELGMNYNFIRPDLIVGSCLQTPEDVDKLRSIQVNTIYCLQQDPDLAYFDVDINAIREYASTFDDIQHLRAEIRDFDGTDLRLRLPAVVSKLHKAVNRNGGVTYIHCTAGLGRAPATALAYMFWVQGYKLNNALSLLLRNRKCFPNVDAIKSATADILTGLKKRSITLTWNGDTCSTVEVSGLDVGWSQKIPLEYDEKHGSWILHRDLLEGRYEYKYIVDGEWMTNTNEPVTSVNKDGHINNYVQVVDKDPESISAALWTRLGADDFDLTTNEREIIKQFLDEYPDDE, from the exons aTGAATTGCCTCACAATTACTTCaag gtcttattattattgttattattcaGAGTTGCCTATATATAGCCTTAAGTTTAAAACTTCAATCTATCCGAGGTCTGTTAAAATAAAG CAGGGTTTGGCGAATGTTATCGATTTTCGAGCAAGTTGTTGTTTAGCTAAG GCAACGCCTAGCCCGACACCTAGTACCAACATGGATGGTGCGGAAGATGAGGTGAAATCTGAAGAATACAGTACAAACATGACTGAAGCAATGGGTGCTG TTTTGACTTATAGGCATGAACTTGGAATGAACTACAACTTTATTCGTCCCGACTTAATTGTTGGGTCATGTCTACAG ACTCCAGAAGATGTAGACAAGTTACGGAGTATTCAAGTGAATACCATATACTGCTTGCAACAAGACCCAGATCTTGC ATATTTTGATGTCGACATCAATGCCATTCGTGAATATGCCAGCACATTTGATGACATTCAACACTTACGTGCAGAAATAAG AGACTTTGATGGTACTGATTTGCGGTTGCGCCTTCCAGCTGTGGTGAGTAAATTGCATAAAGCTGTTAATCGAAATGGTGGAGTAACCTACATTCATTGCACGGCTGGACTTGGAAGAGCTCCTGCAACTGCT TTGGCATACATGTTTTGGGTTCAAGGTTATAAGTTAAACAATGCCCTCAGTCTACTCCTG AGAAATCGTAAATGTTTCCCAAATGTGGATGCTATAAAAAGTGCCACAGCTGACATT CTTACAGGTCTAAAAAAGAGATCAATTACATTAACATGGAATGGTGATACTTGTTCTACAGTAGAAGTATCTGGACTTGATGTTGGGTGGAGTCAG AAAATTCCATTAGAATATGACGAGAAGCATGGTTCATGGATTCTTCATAGAGATTTGCTG GAGGGGCGTTATGAGTACAAGTACATAGTCGATGGGGAATGGATGACCAATACAAATGAGCCGGTTACTTCTGTTAACAAGGATGGCCATATCAATAACTATGTCCAG GTAGTTGATAAAGACCCAGAGAGCATAAGTGCTGCTTTGTGGACGCGATTGGGTGctgatgattttgatttaacgACCAACGAGAGAGAGATCATAAAGCAATTTCTGGATGAGTACCCAGACGATGAATAG